The region GATACGAAGCATGAAACTGATTATCGGTGACAAGAACTATTCGTCATGGTCGATGCGTCCGTGGCTGCTGCTGAAGCATTTCGGCATTCCCTTTGAAGAAGTGTTGATCCACCTGGGCCAGCCTGGCACGAGGGCCGCCATTCTGGCTCACGCGCCGACCGGTGCGGGCAAGGTGCCGTGTCTGGTCGATGGTGACGGGCTGTCCATCTGGGACTCGCTCGCGATCGCCGAGGCGCTGGCTGAGCGCTTCCCCCAACACGCACTATGGCCTCGCGATGCGGCGGCGCGTGCACGCGCACGCAGCATCAGCGCTGAGATGCATTCGGGCTTCGGCGAATTGCGCTCGAACATGTGGATGAACATTCGCGCGTCATTTCCGGGCAAGAATGCGACGCCGGGCGCTCTGGCCGACATCGCCCGAGTCGACTCGCTCTGGCGCGAGTGCCTCGACGCGCACGGCGGCCCGTTCCTGTTCGGCGAATTCAGCATTGCGGACGCGATGTACGCACCGGTCGTGATGCGCTTTAACACCTGGCAACCGGCGCTATCGGAAGCCGCCGCGGCTTATGTCCGTCGAGTGACGGCGTTGCCTGCCGTGAAGGCATGGATCGACGACGCGCTACGCGAAACGCACGCTATTCCCTATCAAGACGAATGCCCATGAAAATCTACGCGGTAGGCGGGGCGATTCGCGACGAGTTGTTGGGCGTACCGGTGCAGGACCGCGATTACGTGGTGGTCGGCGCGACGCCCGAGCAGATGGTTGCGCAGGGCTACCGGCCGGTCGGCAAGGACTTTCCGGTGTTTCTGCATCCGCAGACGCACGAGGAATACGCGCTCGCGCGCACCGAGCGCAAGACGGCGGCTGGTTATCACGGCTTCCAGTTCTTCTACGCGCCCGACGTCACGCTTGAAGAAGACCTTGCACGCCGCGACTTGACGATCAATGCGATGGCGCGCGAGGTGCGGCCGGACGGCGAGTTGACCGGACCGGTGATCGACCCGTTCAACGGCCAGGCCGATTTGCAGGCACGGCTGTTCCGTCACGTCAGCGATGCGTTTCTTGAAGATCCCGTGCGGATTTTGCGGATTGCGCGGTTCGCGGCGCGGTTTGTCGATGTCAATGTGGCGTCCGAGACGATGGCGCTGATGCGCAAGATGGTCGCCGATGGCGAAGTGGATGCGCTGGTGGCCGAGCGCGTGTGGCAGGAAGTGTCGCGCGGCTTGATGGAGAAGAAGCCTTCGCGGATGTTCGAAGTGCTGCGCGAGTGCGGTGCGTTGGCGCGGATTCTGCCGGAGATCGATGCGTTATTCGGCGTGCCGCAGCGGGCTGATTATCACCCTGAGATTGATACGGGTGTGCATGTGATGATGGTAGTCGATCATGCGGCGCAGCAGGGGTATGCGTTGGCGGTTCGATTTGCTGCTCTTACGCATGATCTGGGTAAGGCGACGACGCCGGAGAATGTGTTGCCGCAGCATATCGGGCATGAGGGGCGCAGTGTGGATTTACTGAAGCCTTTATGCGAGCGGCTGCGGGTGCCCAATGAGTGTCGCGATCTGGCGCTGCTGGTCGCGCGAGAGCATGGGAATATCCATCGCGTGATGGAAATGGGCGCTGCCGCGCTGGTGAGGTTGCTCGAGCGCAGTGATGCTATTCGGAAACCTGCGAGGTTTGCGGAAGCCTTGCAGGCTTGTGAGGCTGACGGTCGTGGCAGGCTTGGGTTTGAGATGCGGGAGTATCCGCAGGCTGAGCGCTTGCGAATTGCTCTTTTGGCTGCGCGTGCGGTTGATGCTGGGGCCGTGGCTGAGCGGCTCGTTGACTCGCCGGGTGGGATTAAGGATGCTGTGCATCAGGAGAGAGTTCGGGCTGTTGAAATGGCTATTGCTTGAGTTGTTTTTTTTGCGCGCGGCGCGTGATTGGGGGTTTTTGCCTTGCGTGGCGCATTATGGTTGTGTGCCTGCTGGGTTGGCCTTTCCTTGATTTGTTAGTGGTCTATTAGCTTCGCCCCTGTGCGGGGCGGGCACTTACTTTCTTTGCCGCCGCAAAGAAAGTAAGCAAAGAAAGCGGCTTCACACCGCTAATTCTTAAGCGGGTCCCCTGGCTTGGAGGAGGTAGTGGAGCATCTGGAATCGGTGTTCTCGCACATTTTGCGTGAGTGACAAGGCAGTCATCCTTCCGGCGGCGCTGCGCGCGCCGTAGCGGTACTTCATCAAACCGGCTGACAATTTCGCGTCAACGTTTTGCCCGGCGCGGTGGCTCTCCCTTGCGTCCCCCATGCCTCGCCGAGGCGCTCGCGTTTTGTCTGGCGCGGTGACCCACTGTTGCAACCCCAATCCTCACTGTCGCACCGGCTCCTCGCTCCGTGAGATCGTCCACACTCGCACATTCGCGTACTTCGCCGAGGCGAAGCCGATGGCCCCCAATCACGCACAAACGAGGCCCCTGGTTTCCTTGGCAGACCGTTCCAGCGAGCACGTAGTGCGAGGCGGGAAGGATGAAGCGGGAGGAGCGTACGCCCCATCGGTTTTGAGAAGTACCGCCACGGCGCGCGCAGCGCCGCCGGAAGAATGACTGCCTTGTCACCAGCGCGGAGTGTGCGAGAACACCGATTCCAGATGCTCCACTACCTCCTCCAAGCCAGGGGACCCGCTTAAGCGTTAGCGGTGTGAAGCCGCTTTCTTTGCTTACTTTCTTTGCGGCGGCAAAGAAAGTAAGTGCCTGCCCCGCACAGGGGCGAAGCTAATAGACCACTAAGAAATCAAGGAAAGGCCAACGCCGCAGGCACACAGAAGAATGCCGCCGCTAAAGGCAAAAAAAACTACAAAACCCTAGCAAGAAGCGACAAAACCATCGACAAAACAAGAGTAGACATAAAAGGAAAAGGATACTCGCGCCCGAAGAAGCGCAAAGTCACATCACCGGGCATCCGCCCAATCCCGATCTTCCTGAGCCACGGCCAGCAGGCCGACAACACCGCCACGGCAATAAACGTAGTCAGCAGCCAGCGGATCATCGCGAATCCTTAAGGCAAAAA is a window of Paraburkholderia sp. IMGN_8 DNA encoding:
- a CDS encoding glutathione S-transferase family protein yields the protein MKLIIGDKNYSSWSMRPWLLLKHFGIPFEEVLIHLGQPGTRAAILAHAPTGAGKVPCLVDGDGLSIWDSLAIAEALAERFPQHALWPRDAAARARARSISAEMHSGFGELRSNMWMNIRASFPGKNATPGALADIARVDSLWRECLDAHGGPFLFGEFSIADAMYAPVVMRFNTWQPALSEAAAAYVRRVTALPAVKAWIDDALRETHAIPYQDECP
- a CDS encoding multifunctional CCA addition/repair protein, with amino-acid sequence MKIYAVGGAIRDELLGVPVQDRDYVVVGATPEQMVAQGYRPVGKDFPVFLHPQTHEEYALARTERKTAAGYHGFQFFYAPDVTLEEDLARRDLTINAMAREVRPDGELTGPVIDPFNGQADLQARLFRHVSDAFLEDPVRILRIARFAARFVDVNVASETMALMRKMVADGEVDALVAERVWQEVSRGLMEKKPSRMFEVLRECGALARILPEIDALFGVPQRADYHPEIDTGVHVMMVVDHAAQQGYALAVRFAALTHDLGKATTPENVLPQHIGHEGRSVDLLKPLCERLRVPNECRDLALLVAREHGNIHRVMEMGAAALVRLLERSDAIRKPARFAEALQACEADGRGRLGFEMREYPQAERLRIALLAARAVDAGAVAERLVDSPGGIKDAVHQERVRAVEMAIA
- a CDS encoding DUF2905 domain-containing protein, which produces MIRWLLTTFIAVAVLSACWPWLRKIGIGRMPGDVTLRFFGREYPFPFMSTLVLSMVLSLLARVL